One window of Saccharicrinis carchari genomic DNA carries:
- the truB gene encoding tRNA pseudouridine(55) synthase TruB codes for MDIESKNTAYDFKTGEVLLFDKPYQWTSFDLVNKVRKLICNNLGVKKIKVGHAGTLDPLATGLLIVCTGKATKTIDSYQAEEKEYVATLHLGATTPSFDLETEIDAQYPTEHITRELVEKTLKNFIGELEQIPPSYSAVKIKGKRAYEFAREGKDPGLKAKKLIIREIELLRFHDNQLELRIVCSKGTYIRGLARDIGEALQSGAHLSALKRTRIGQFIIDNCTDIETFENKLK; via the coding sequence ATGGATATTGAAAGTAAAAATACAGCATACGATTTTAAAACAGGCGAAGTTTTATTGTTCGATAAGCCCTATCAATGGACCTCTTTTGACCTGGTAAACAAAGTGCGTAAACTGATATGCAATAACCTTGGTGTTAAAAAAATTAAGGTAGGTCATGCCGGTACGCTGGATCCGTTGGCAACCGGGTTGCTAATTGTATGCACCGGAAAAGCAACCAAAACCATCGATAGTTATCAGGCAGAAGAAAAGGAATATGTGGCCACCTTACACTTGGGGGCTACCACCCCATCCTTTGATTTGGAAACTGAGATAGATGCGCAATATCCCACCGAACACATTACACGCGAACTGGTGGAAAAAACTTTGAAAAATTTTATCGGTGAGCTGGAGCAGATACCCCCCTCCTATTCTGCCGTTAAAATAAAAGGCAAACGCGCTTACGAGTTTGCACGTGAAGGTAAAGACCCCGGCTTAAAAGCAAAGAAGTTAATAATTCGGGAGATAGAACTTCTTCGTTTCCACGACAACCAATTGGAGCTTCGGATTGTTTGCAGTAAAGGAACCTATATACGTGGATTGGCTCGTGATATAGGCGAGGCATTGCAAAGTGGAGCGCACCTAAGTGCTTTAAAAAGAACACGTATTGGTCAATTCATCATAGATAATTGTACAGATATCGAAACTTTTGAAAATAAATTAAAATAA
- a CDS encoding undecaprenyl-diphosphate phosphatase, producing the protein MSWIEALILGLVQGLTEFLPVSSSGHLEIGKHLLGVEASDNLTFTVVVHGATVLSTLIVFRKDIARLIAGLFAFKWNDETQYLFKIAVSMLPIALVGLFFKDYVEELFNTPKIMLLVGFMLLITATLLGFTYYAKSKNKEVTFKDAFIIGIAQTIAVMPGISRSGSTIAVGLLLGVKKEAVARFSFLMVLVPILGENVLSLFKDDFSASGSIGALPLLIGFVAAFVSGLLACKAMIQLVKKGKLIYFAIYCAAAGLITIIFA; encoded by the coding sequence ATGAGTTGGATTGAAGCATTGATTTTGGGTCTTGTTCAAGGCCTTACGGAGTTTTTGCCCGTAAGTAGCAGTGGACATCTCGAAATAGGCAAACATCTGTTGGGTGTAGAAGCCTCCGATAACCTTACCTTTACCGTTGTGGTGCACGGAGCAACCGTACTAAGTACCCTGATCGTTTTCCGCAAAGATATAGCCCGTTTAATTGCGGGCTTGTTTGCCTTTAAATGGAACGATGAAACGCAGTATCTTTTTAAAATAGCCGTCAGCATGCTACCCATAGCTCTTGTGGGCTTATTTTTTAAAGATTACGTTGAAGAACTTTTTAATACCCCCAAAATAATGCTACTTGTTGGGTTTATGCTGCTCATTACCGCAACCTTATTGGGCTTTACTTATTATGCCAAATCAAAAAATAAAGAGGTAACTTTTAAAGATGCATTTATCATCGGGATAGCGCAGACCATTGCTGTAATGCCGGGTATTTCGCGCTCCGGTTCCACCATTGCAGTTGGTTTATTATTAGGCGTAAAAAAAGAAGCTGTAGCACGCTTTTCGTTTTTAATGGTGCTCGTACCTATTTTAGGTGAAAACGTTTTAAGCCTTTTCAAAGATGATTTTTCTGCTTCCGGCTCCATCGGAGCACTGCCCTTGCTTATTGGTTTTGTAGCCGCATTTGTATCGGGTCTGCTGGCATGTAAGGCAATGATTCAACTGGTAAAAAAAGGAAAGCTCATTTACTTTGCCATATACTGTGCCGCAGCAGGATTGATAACAATCATTTTTGCATAA
- a CDS encoding patatin-like phospholipase family protein, which translates to MNNNIGLVLEGGGFRGLYTAGILDCMLAHRIVFPYTVAVSMGASNATNYLAEQTKRNLQVPYTLINDSRYLSYARLLTKGELFGMNFIFNEVPNTLIPFDFKTFVSSSQKLVYVCTDCLTGEPYYVDNSNTDDAFKALEASTSLPFASKMVKLHNRLLLDGGIADPIPVKKALADGCKKLVIILTQPKGYRKASIPFKNLAKARYRRFPLLTKALLKRHLLYNKQLALVEQLEAQGSAYVFRPAHQLPISRTEKNKQKLKETFDSGHRHCMETMEDLMKFIDDNHLKI; encoded by the coding sequence ATGAATAATAACATAGGTTTGGTTTTAGAGGGTGGTGGTTTTCGTGGATTATATACAGCAGGTATCCTGGATTGTATGTTGGCGCACCGGATCGTATTTCCATATACAGTAGCCGTATCCATGGGAGCCAGCAATGCCACCAACTATTTGGCCGAACAAACCAAACGCAACCTCCAGGTGCCCTATACGCTTATCAACGATTCACGCTATCTGAGCTATGCTCGTTTACTTACCAAAGGGGAGCTGTTCGGGATGAACTTTATCTTTAACGAGGTACCCAACACCCTTATCCCTTTCGATTTTAAAACCTTTGTATCTTCGTCCCAGAAGTTGGTTTATGTATGTACCGATTGCCTTACAGGAGAACCCTATTATGTAGACAACAGCAACACGGATGATGCCTTTAAGGCACTGGAAGCCTCTACCAGCTTGCCCTTTGCCTCAAAAATGGTGAAACTGCACAATAGATTATTGTTGGATGGAGGCATAGCAGATCCCATACCCGTTAAAAAAGCTTTGGCCGATGGATGTAAAAAACTGGTGATCATTCTTACCCAGCCCAAAGGATATCGTAAAGCAAGCATCCCGTTTAAAAATCTTGCGAAAGCCAGGTACAGAAGATTCCCCCTACTGACCAAAGCCCTACTTAAGCGCCACTTGCTGTACAATAAGCAGTTAGCTTTAGTGGAGCAGTTGGAGGCACAAGGCAGCGCCTACGTATTTCGTCCGGCACACCAGCTTCCCATCAGCCGAACCGAAAAAAACAAACAAAAATTAAAAGAAACTTTTGACAGCGGTCATCGACATTGTATGGAGACAATGGAGGATTTAATGAAATTTATAGACGATAATCATCTTAAAATCTAA
- a CDS encoding DUF3098 domain-containing protein — MWSNKHDKKFEFALDKQNYLLMAIGFGIIILGFILMIGGRSEDPNVFNEEIYGFQRITLAPMLVLAGFVFEIYAIMKKPGKK; from the coding sequence ATGTGGAGTAATAAACACGATAAAAAATTTGAGTTTGCCCTGGACAAGCAAAACTACCTGTTGATGGCAATTGGTTTTGGCATTATTATTTTGGGCTTTATTTTAATGATTGGGGGAAGAAGTGAAGATCCCAATGTATTTAACGAGGAGATATACGGTTTTCAGCGTATCACTTTGGCTCCCATGCTGGTTTTGGCTGGTTTCGTTTTCGAAATTTATGCTATCATGAAAAAACCAGGCAAAAAATAA
- a CDS encoding cell division protein FtsX: protein MKRRDKQHTQRQLRNSYFTTVISIALVLFLLGSVGYLMLNAQRLSNYVKENIGFNIVIKDNVREVEVRRLQKYLDASRYVKSTEYIDKERAARELQAQLGEDFVDFLGYNPLLSSIEVKLFAEYANPDSIKNVEAIFSSFTQVKEVFYQKNLVQKVNENINKISLVLLIFSALLLLIAIALINNTIRLSVYAKRFLINTMKLVGATKGFIRQPFITTSILHGFVGGVVANIMLGGSIYILHKELGGFIGFDNIELIGILFILVIGVGVLLSLISTFFAVNKYLRLKTDQLYF, encoded by the coding sequence ATGAAAAGAAGAGATAAACAACATACACAGCGACAGCTCCGTAACTCCTATTTTACAACCGTAATCAGCATTGCGCTGGTACTGTTTTTATTGGGTTCGGTAGGGTATTTAATGCTCAATGCACAACGCCTCTCCAATTACGTAAAAGAAAACATTGGTTTTAACATTGTCATTAAAGATAATGTTAGGGAGGTAGAAGTGCGGAGACTGCAAAAATATCTGGATGCTTCGCGCTACGTAAAATCAACTGAGTACATCGACAAGGAAAGAGCGGCCAGGGAGCTGCAAGCACAATTAGGTGAGGACTTTGTCGATTTTTTGGGTTACAACCCCCTGCTTTCGTCTATTGAGGTTAAACTGTTTGCCGAGTACGCCAACCCCGACAGCATTAAAAACGTGGAAGCCATATTTAGTTCATTTACACAGGTAAAGGAAGTTTTTTATCAAAAAAATCTGGTGCAAAAGGTCAACGAAAATATAAATAAAATAAGCTTGGTACTGCTCATATTTAGCGCTCTGCTACTGCTCATAGCCATTGCACTCATCAACAACACCATCCGTTTGTCGGTGTATGCCAAGCGCTTTTTAATAAACACTATGAAGTTAGTTGGCGCCACCAAAGGGTTTATACGACAGCCTTTTATAACAACAAGTATTTTACATGGATTTGTTGGAGGAGTGGTAGCCAATATAATGCTGGGCGGAAGTATTTACATATTACATAAAGAACTGGGTGGCTTTATCGGCTTCGATAACATTGAGCTCATTGGTATTTTATTTATACTGGTTATTGGGGTAGGTGTATTATTGTCTCTTATCTCTACATTTTTTGCCGTAAATAAATACCTTCGACTAAAAACAGACCAATTATATTTTTAA
- a CDS encoding class I SAM-dependent methyltransferase, translating to MTKTEFTSQSYTAHEQHYKDNSKVFHRLQNKGSIDYWRHERMFLTLMPFLGDKKNKWLTVGDGVGTDANWLQSQGVDVMASDISDIILKQAFELGYINNYSKQNAEQLTYTNNSFDYVFCKEAFHHFPRPYIALYEMIRVAQKAVVLIEPEDIGIQMPLIIFVKNILDRFSPQWINRIWKNRFSFEEVGNYVYKISEREIEKVAMGINLPCIAFKGINDYYSTTVDLSQPSSNRKVFNKVKRKIKLKNNLCRLGLIPYQLKTCVIFKSSPTEEEKIKMKAQGYKFVEMAINPYLNE from the coding sequence ATGACAAAGACCGAATTCACCTCGCAAAGCTATACTGCGCACGAGCAACATTACAAGGATAACAGCAAGGTATTCCACCGCCTCCAAAATAAAGGAAGCATTGACTATTGGCGGCATGAACGCATGTTCCTCACCTTAATGCCCTTTTTAGGTGATAAAAAAAACAAATGGCTAACCGTGGGTGATGGGGTTGGCACCGATGCCAACTGGCTACAGAGCCAAGGGGTGGATGTTATGGCCAGTGACATTTCAGATATCATTTTAAAACAAGCATTTGAGCTTGGTTATATCAACAATTACAGCAAGCAGAATGCCGAGCAATTAACTTACACCAACAATTCATTTGACTATGTATTTTGCAAGGAAGCTTTTCATCACTTCCCACGTCCGTACATTGCACTTTACGAAATGATACGGGTGGCACAAAAAGCAGTAGTATTAATAGAACCGGAGGATATAGGCATACAAATGCCTTTAATAATATTTGTAAAAAATATTTTAGATCGGTTTTCGCCGCAATGGATAAACCGGATATGGAAAAACCGTTTTTCGTTTGAAGAGGTGGGCAACTACGTATATAAAATTTCGGAACGGGAAATTGAGAAGGTAGCCATGGGCATCAACCTGCCCTGCATTGCTTTTAAGGGCATCAACGATTACTACTCCACTACCGTAGATTTATCACAGCCAAGCTCGAACCGCAAAGTTTTTAACAAGGTTAAGCGAAAAATAAAATTAAAGAATAACTTATGTAGATTAGGCTTAATTCCCTATCAATTAAAAACATGTGTTATTTTTAAATCATCACCAACGGAGGAGGAAAAGATTAAAATGAAAGCACAGGGATATAAGTTTGTTGAGATGGCCATTAATCCGTATTTGAATGAATAA
- the trhA gene encoding PAQR family membrane homeostasis protein TrhA, whose product MSDTTKSYPLNTYSKREEKLNIITHAIGVICAVPAFILMLIKIWPSNNVSLVFSVTIYGFSLITLYIASTLFHKATQAQLRHRLNIFDHAAIYFLIAGTYTPYALITLNGETGWIVMAVIWTIALIGIILKFFFTGKYRLLSTIMYVAMGWVVVFAIKPLYNNLDFAGFIWLMVGGLAYTLGAVLYALKNIPFNHAIFHVFVLMGSASHFISIYKYVLV is encoded by the coding sequence ATGTCCGATACCACCAAGTCCTATCCACTTAATACCTATAGTAAGCGCGAAGAAAAGCTGAACATTATTACACATGCTATAGGAGTTATTTGTGCTGTGCCGGCCTTTATTTTAATGCTGATAAAAATTTGGCCCAGTAATAATGTAAGTCTTGTTTTCTCAGTAACCATATACGGGTTCAGCCTTATTACGCTCTACATCGCCTCCACCTTGTTCCATAAGGCAACCCAAGCCCAACTCCGACATAGACTAAATATATTCGACCATGCAGCTATTTATTTTCTTATAGCCGGAACCTATACACCGTATGCCTTAATAACACTAAATGGAGAAACGGGATGGATTGTAATGGCTGTTATTTGGACGATTGCCCTTATCGGAATTATACTAAAATTTTTTTTTACGGGTAAATACCGTCTCCTTTCTACCATAATGTATGTAGCTATGGGCTGGGTGGTAGTATTTGCCATTAAGCCCTTATATAACAATCTGGATTTTGCTGGCTTTATATGGCTGATGGTCGGCGGTTTAGCCTATACCCTGGGAGCAGTTTTGTATGCCCTTAAAAATATACCTTTTAATCATGCTATTTTTCACGTATTCGTATTAATGGGCAGTGCAAGCCATTTTATATCCATTTATAAATATGTCCTCGTTTAA
- the queA gene encoding tRNA preQ1(34) S-adenosylmethionine ribosyltransferase-isomerase QueA produces MKLSKFKYNLPEELIALHPSPNRDEARMMVLDRNTGKIDHKVFKDLVGYFNDQDVMIFNNTKVFPARLHGNKEKTGAEIEVFLLRELNKEQKLWDVLVDPARKIRIGNKLYFGENDEMVAEVIDNTTSRGRTLRFLYDGPYDEFKKTLFGLGETPLPKNINREVVPEDKERYQTIFAKHEGAVAAPTAGMHFSRELMKRLEILGVDFAEVTLHVGLGNFRSVDVEDLTKHKMDSEQIFITKEACNIINKGKENRQRICAVGTTVMRTIESSVSTYGHVKPFEGWTNKFIFPPYDFKVANSMVSNLHLPLSTLMMMTAAFAGYDHLMNAYEVAIKEKYRFGTYGDAMLII; encoded by the coding sequence ATGAAGCTATCAAAGTTTAAGTACAACCTCCCTGAAGAATTAATTGCCTTACACCCATCCCCTAACCGCGACGAAGCCAGAATGATGGTTTTAGATAGGAATACGGGTAAGATTGACCATAAAGTCTTTAAAGATTTGGTGGGTTATTTCAACGACCAGGACGTAATGATATTTAACAACACCAAAGTATTCCCGGCACGCCTGCATGGCAACAAGGAAAAAACCGGTGCCGAAATAGAAGTATTTTTGTTACGCGAACTGAACAAAGAACAAAAACTTTGGGATGTACTGGTTGATCCTGCCCGGAAAATAAGAATTGGCAACAAGCTTTATTTTGGTGAGAACGACGAAATGGTAGCCGAGGTAATAGACAACACCACATCGAGAGGACGAACCCTGCGCTTTTTATACGACGGACCCTACGACGAATTTAAGAAAACACTTTTTGGCTTGGGTGAAACACCACTGCCAAAAAATATAAATCGAGAGGTAGTGCCTGAGGATAAAGAACGTTACCAAACCATATTTGCCAAGCACGAAGGTGCCGTTGCCGCACCCACAGCCGGTATGCACTTTAGTCGCGAGCTGATGAAACGGTTGGAAATATTAGGTGTTGACTTTGCCGAAGTAACCCTGCATGTGGGTTTGGGTAATTTCCGATCGGTAGATGTAGAAGACCTGACCAAGCATAAAATGGACTCGGAGCAGATTTTTATTACCAAAGAAGCTTGCAACATTATTAACAAAGGTAAAGAAAATCGCCAGCGAATATGTGCCGTAGGAACCACCGTAATGAGAACCATTGAAAGTTCCGTTTCTACTTATGGCCACGTAAAGCCTTTTGAAGGATGGACCAACAAATTTATCTTTCCACCGTACGACTTTAAAGTAGCCAATAGCATGGTTTCTAACTTACACCTGCCCCTATCTACCTTAATGATGATGACCGCCGCTTTTGCCGGTTACGATCATCTGATGAATGCTTACGAGGTGGCTATCAAAGAAAAATATCGTTTCGGCACCTATGGCGATGCGATGCTGATAATTTAG